In Edaphobacter lichenicola, a single genomic region encodes these proteins:
- a CDS encoding glycerophosphodiester phosphodiesterase family protein, with protein sequence MAYSRKRTSLIEAVRTIISLFQGCPKTRAVEPASLQIIAHHGSALELPENTLQSCQRALTLGATALEIDICMTADEQLILWHDWDPNDLISVTRQIEIAQSDNAFKPQVPEVDDGWRRPTIELTLADFRDHFSYQDERDAAVAIKWKIDHGDIDLTVPTLPEFFAAATHWEKLRTVYIDVRCPQLPLCGMQVPWLTRFVR encoded by the coding sequence GTGGCTTATAGCAGAAAACGGACCAGTCTCATCGAGGCGGTCAGGACGATCATTTCGCTCTTCCAGGGTTGTCCAAAAACGAGGGCGGTAGAGCCGGCGTCTTTGCAGATTATTGCCCATCATGGGTCTGCCCTCGAGCTGCCTGAGAACACATTGCAGTCCTGCCAACGTGCTCTGACCCTTGGAGCGACCGCTCTTGAGATCGACATCTGCATGACTGCGGATGAACAGTTGATTCTCTGGCACGATTGGGATCCAAATGACCTCATCTCTGTAACCCGCCAGATTGAGATCGCTCAGTCTGATAATGCTTTCAAGCCTCAGGTGCCAGAGGTAGATGACGGGTGGCGAAGGCCTACCATCGAGCTCACCCTCGCTGATTTTCGCGATCACTTCTCGTACCAGGATGAGCGCGACGCCGCAGTCGCAATCAAGTGGAAGATCGATCATGGGGACATTGACCTCACAGTTCCCACACTGCCCGAGTTCTTCGCAGCAGCGACTCATTGGGAGAAACTCCGCACCGTGTATATAGACGTCAGATGCCCGCAACTTCCGCTCTGCGGTATGCAGGTCCCATGGCTGACCAGATTCGTGCGTTGA